The proteins below come from a single Mangifera indica cultivar Alphonso chromosome 16, CATAS_Mindica_2.1, whole genome shotgun sequence genomic window:
- the LOC123199662 gene encoding very-long-chain (3R)-3-hydroxyacyl-CoA dehydratase PASTICCINO 2-like isoform X2: MVAFLSIPRRLYLVVYNWSVFVGWCQVLYFAVKTLKDAGHEHVYNAVEKPLQLAQTAAVLEILHGLVGLVRSPITATLPQIGSRLYVTLGILWSFPQTQTHILVSTLVISWSITEIVRYSFFGLKEAIGFTPSWLLWLRYSTFLLLYPTGITSEVGLIYIALPYIKGSELYCIRMPNKRNFSYDYFYNALLVLGLYVPGSPHLYTYMLAQRKKALSKSKSE; this comes from the exons ATGGTAGCATTTTTGTCTATTCCCAGACGTCTATACCTTGTCGTTTACAACTGGTCCGTTTTTGTCGGATG GTGTCAAGTTTTGTACTTTGCTGTAAAGACCTTGAAGGACGCTGGccatgaacatgtctacaatgcCGTCGAAAAGCCTCTCCAGCTCGCCCAAACAGCTGCCGTTTTAGAG ATACTTCATGGGCTAGTAg GCTTGGTGAGATCTCCAATTACTGCAACATTGCCACAAATAGGTTCAAGACTGTATGTGACATTGGGCATATTATGGAGTTTTCCTCAG ACTCAGACTCACATACTAGTTAGTACACTGGTCATCAGCTGGTCCATAACTGAG ATTGTACGGTATTCTTTCTTTGGCTTGAAGGAGGCAATTGGTTTTACACCTTCATGGCTCTTGTGGTTGAG GTATAGTACATTTCTGTTGTTATATCCAACTGGCATCACCAGCGAAGttggtttaatttatattgCCCTTCCATACATAAAG GGATCTGAATTGTATTGTATAAGAATGCCCAACAAGCGGAATTTTTCATATGACTACTTCTATAATGCACTTCTTGTCCTCGGACTCTATGTCCCAG GGAGTCCTCATTTGTATACCTACATGCTTGCACAAAGGAAGAAAGCTCTTTCCAAATCGAAAAGTGAGTAG
- the LOC123199662 gene encoding very-long-chain (3R)-3-hydroxyacyl-CoA dehydratase PASTICCINO 2-like isoform X1, which produces MVAFLSIPRRLYLVVYNWSVFVGWCQVLYFAVKTLKDAGHEHVYNAVEKPLQLAQTAAVLEILHGLVGLVRSPITATLPQIGSRLYVTLGILWSFPQTQTHILVSTLVISWSITEIVRYSFFGLKEAIGFTPSWLLWLRYSTFLLLYPTGITSEVGLIYIALPYIKGSELYCIRMPNKRNFSYDYFYNALLVLGLYVPGSPHLYTYMLAQRKKALSKSKIIR; this is translated from the exons ATGGTAGCATTTTTGTCTATTCCCAGACGTCTATACCTTGTCGTTTACAACTGGTCCGTTTTTGTCGGATG GTGTCAAGTTTTGTACTTTGCTGTAAAGACCTTGAAGGACGCTGGccatgaacatgtctacaatgcCGTCGAAAAGCCTCTCCAGCTCGCCCAAACAGCTGCCGTTTTAGAG ATACTTCATGGGCTAGTAg GCTTGGTGAGATCTCCAATTACTGCAACATTGCCACAAATAGGTTCAAGACTGTATGTGACATTGGGCATATTATGGAGTTTTCCTCAG ACTCAGACTCACATACTAGTTAGTACACTGGTCATCAGCTGGTCCATAACTGAG ATTGTACGGTATTCTTTCTTTGGCTTGAAGGAGGCAATTGGTTTTACACCTTCATGGCTCTTGTGGTTGAG GTATAGTACATTTCTGTTGTTATATCCAACTGGCATCACCAGCGAAGttggtttaatttatattgCCCTTCCATACATAAAG GGATCTGAATTGTATTGTATAAGAATGCCCAACAAGCGGAATTTTTCATATGACTACTTCTATAATGCACTTCTTGTCCTCGGACTCTATGTCCCAG GGAGTCCTCATTTGTATACCTACATGCTTGCACAAAGGAAGAAAGCTCTTTCCAAATCGAAAA TAATAAGGTGA
- the LOC123199662 gene encoding very-long-chain (3R)-3-hydroxyacyl-CoA dehydratase PASTICCINO 2A-like isoform X3: MVAFLSIPRRLYLVVYNWCQVLYFAVKTLKDAGHEHVYNAVEKPLQLAQTAAVLEILHGLVGLVRSPITATLPQIGSRLYVTLGILWSFPQTQTHILVSTLVISWSITEIVRYSFFGLKEAIGFTPSWLLWLRYSTFLLLYPTGITSEVGLIYIALPYIKGSELYCIRMPNKRNFSYDYFYNALLVLGLYVPGSPHLYTYMLAQRKKALSKSKIIR; the protein is encoded by the exons ATGGTAGCATTTTTGTCTATTCCCAGACGTCTATACCTTGTCGTTTACAACTG GTGTCAAGTTTTGTACTTTGCTGTAAAGACCTTGAAGGACGCTGGccatgaacatgtctacaatgcCGTCGAAAAGCCTCTCCAGCTCGCCCAAACAGCTGCCGTTTTAGAG ATACTTCATGGGCTAGTAg GCTTGGTGAGATCTCCAATTACTGCAACATTGCCACAAATAGGTTCAAGACTGTATGTGACATTGGGCATATTATGGAGTTTTCCTCAG ACTCAGACTCACATACTAGTTAGTACACTGGTCATCAGCTGGTCCATAACTGAG ATTGTACGGTATTCTTTCTTTGGCTTGAAGGAGGCAATTGGTTTTACACCTTCATGGCTCTTGTGGTTGAG GTATAGTACATTTCTGTTGTTATATCCAACTGGCATCACCAGCGAAGttggtttaatttatattgCCCTTCCATACATAAAG GGATCTGAATTGTATTGTATAAGAATGCCCAACAAGCGGAATTTTTCATATGACTACTTCTATAATGCACTTCTTGTCCTCGGACTCTATGTCCCAG GGAGTCCTCATTTGTATACCTACATGCTTGCACAAAGGAAGAAAGCTCTTTCCAAATCGAAAA TAATAAGGTGA
- the LOC123198744 gene encoding MADS-box protein SVP-like, with translation MVREKIQIKKIDNLTARQVTFSKRRRGLFKKAEELSVLCDADVALIVFSATGKLFEFTNSSIKEIIERHRVHSKNLEKMEAPSLELQLESSNLVKLKKEIAEKSQQLRTLRGEEIQGLNIEELQLLEKSLEVGLGRVIEKKGEKIMKEIQELERKGKQLMEENERLRWQVAEITNAQRQAAAEEEGQSSESVTNGNSGPPQPDSESSDISLKLGLPYGG, from the exons ATGGTCCGAGAGAAGATTCAGATCAAGAAAATCGACAACCTCACGGCGAGGCAGGTGACTTTCTCCAAGAGACGAAGAGGGCTTTTCAAAAAAGCCGAGGAGCTTTCTGTTCTTTGCGATGCTGATGTTGCTCTTATAGTCTTTTCCGCTACTGGGAAACTGTTTGAATTCACCAACTCCAG CATTAAGGAAATTATAGAGAGGCATCGTGTCCACTCAAAGAATCTTGAGAAAATGGAAGCCCCGTCACTTGAATTGCAG TTGGAGAGCAGCAACTTGGTCAAGCTGAAAAAGGAGATTGCAGAGAAAAGTCAGCAGCTGAG GACGTTAAGGGGGGAGGAGATCCAAGGACTAAACATTGAAGAATTGCAGCTGCTCGAAAAGAGTCTTGAAGTTGGATTGGGCCGTGTGATTGAGAAAAAG GGCGAAAAGATTATGAAAGAGATCCAAGAACTCGAAAGAAAG GGAAAGCAATTGATGGAAGAGAACGAGCGATTGAGGTGGCAA GTGGCGGAGATCACCAACGCACAAAGACAAGCAGCTGCTGAAGAGGAAGGGCAGTCATCAGAGTCGGTAACCAATGGCAACTCAGGCCCCCCGCAGCCCGACTCTGAAAGCTCTGATATTTCTCTCAAGTTGGG CTTACCATATGGTGGTTAA